Proteins from one Salmonella bongori NCTC 12419 genomic window:
- a CDS encoding MFS transporter, whose protein sequence is MKEKLWTKDFWAITIVSFIIFFVFYVLLTLLPIYIADRLHATADKAGLLVTCFLVAAIVIRPFAGQWVGKYSNKKILVLSSLAFLVITALYPVCHSIESLLFIRVLHGITFGVITTVKGTISARLIPASRRGEGISFFSLAMGLAMVVGPWIGLNMARWNAFAAAFWLCTGVALLGIVLCLIVAVPPVIRHADGSQPKLGFSAMFDKAAMPFALVTFFMTFSYAGVSAFLALYARELDLMAAASNFLLCYAIFLMICRAFTGNVCDKKGPKYVVYPCLLAFTVGLVVLGYTHGSVMMILSGALIGIGYGSVTPIFQTQIISSVEPHKIGVANSLFFNAMDAGLALGAFVMGLMVEGVGYRAIYLVGAVLVMLAGALYIVQMKRRGTMPLVSAHEVH, encoded by the coding sequence ATGAAAGAAAAATTATGGACGAAGGATTTTTGGGCAATAACCATAGTCAGCTTTATCATCTTTTTTGTCTTTTATGTACTGTTGACCTTATTACCGATCTATATCGCTGATCGCCTGCACGCCACTGCAGATAAGGCTGGCTTACTAGTGACCTGTTTCCTGGTTGCGGCAATTGTTATTCGGCCATTTGCTGGACAGTGGGTGGGAAAATATTCAAATAAAAAGATTCTGGTGCTCTCTTCTCTGGCCTTTTTGGTGATTACCGCGCTGTATCCGGTTTGCCATTCTATTGAGTCGCTGCTCTTTATCCGCGTGCTTCATGGAATTACGTTTGGTGTTATTACCACGGTAAAAGGAACAATTTCAGCGCGGTTGATTCCGGCCTCCCGACGTGGAGAGGGCATCAGCTTTTTCTCTTTAGCGATGGGCCTTGCGATGGTGGTCGGTCCGTGGATTGGGCTTAATATGGCCCGCTGGAACGCGTTCGCTGCTGCATTCTGGCTCTGTACCGGCGTGGCGTTATTAGGAATTGTGCTTTGCCTGATTGTGGCTGTCCCTCCGGTAATTCGCCATGCTGATGGCTCGCAGCCGAAGCTCGGTTTCTCTGCTATGTTCGATAAAGCCGCAATGCCGTTTGCGTTGGTGACTTTCTTTATGACCTTCTCTTATGCCGGGGTTTCCGCATTTCTTGCGTTGTACGCTCGTGAACTGGATCTCATGGCGGCCGCCAGTAACTTCCTGCTGTGCTACGCCATTTTTCTGATGATTTGCCGCGCCTTTACTGGCAACGTCTGTGACAAAAAAGGGCCGAAATACGTAGTCTATCCTTGCCTGCTGGCCTTTACCGTTGGTCTGGTCGTGCTGGGGTATACCCACGGCAGCGTGATGATGATCCTGTCCGGCGCCTTGATTGGTATCGGTTACGGTTCAGTGACACCTATCTTCCAGACACAGATTATCAGCTCGGTAGAACCACATAAAATCGGCGTGGCGAACTCGCTGTTCTTTAATGCGATGGATGCAGGACTGGCACTGGGGGCATTCGTGATGGGATTAATGGTCGAAGGCGTGGGCTATCGGGCGATTTATCTGGTAGGGGCGGTGCTGGTCATGCTGGCCGGCGCGTTGTATATCGTGCAGATGAAACGTCGCGGCACGATGCCGTTAGTTAGCGCACACGAAGTGCACTAA
- the ubiG gene encoding bifunctional 2-polyprenyl-6-hydroxyphenol methylase/3-demethylubiquinol 3-O-methyltransferase UbiG, producing the protein MNAEKAPERHNVDHEEIAKFEAVASRWWDLEGEFKPLHRINPLRLGYIAERSGGLFGKKVLDVGCGGGILAESMAREGATVTGLDMGFEPLQVARLHALESSIEVEYVQETVEEHAAKHAQQYDIVTCMEMLEHVPDPRSVVHACARLVKPGGEVFFSTLNRNGKSWLMAVVGAEYILRMVPKGTHDVKKFIKPAELLSWVDETVLKEQHITGLHYNPVTNTFKLGPGVDVNYMLHTRAQKA; encoded by the coding sequence ATGAATGCCGAAAAAGCGCCGGAACGCCATAACGTTGACCATGAAGAAATTGCCAAATTTGAAGCAGTCGCGTCGCGCTGGTGGGATCTGGAAGGCGAGTTTAAGCCGCTGCACCGAATTAACCCGCTGCGTCTGGGCTATATTGCCGAACGCTCCGGCGGCTTGTTCGGTAAAAAGGTGCTCGATGTCGGTTGTGGCGGCGGTATTCTGGCGGAGAGCATGGCACGAGAAGGCGCCACCGTTACCGGGCTGGATATGGGCTTTGAACCTTTGCAGGTCGCCAGACTACACGCACTGGAAAGCAGCATTGAGGTAGAGTATGTGCAGGAGACGGTTGAAGAGCACGCGGCGAAACACGCTCAGCAGTACGATATCGTCACCTGTATGGAAATGCTGGAGCACGTTCCCGATCCGCGATCGGTCGTCCACGCCTGCGCCCGTCTGGTTAAACCTGGCGGCGAGGTGTTCTTCTCAACGTTGAACCGCAATGGAAAATCCTGGCTGATGGCGGTCGTCGGTGCGGAATATATTCTGCGCATGGTGCCAAAAGGCACGCACGACGTAAAGAAATTCATTAAGCCTGCTGAACTGTTAAGCTGGGTAGATGAAACCGTCCTGAAGGAGCAACATATCACCGGGCTGCACTACAATCCGGTGACGAATACGTTCAAACTCGGTCCGGGAGTAGACGTTAACTACATGTTGCATACCCGCGCGCAAAAAGCGTGA
- the glpQ gene encoding glycerophosphodiester phosphodiesterase yields MKTTLKNLSVALMLAGMVIGSGAVAAEKVVIAHRGASGYLPEHTLPAKAMAYAQGADYLEQDLVMTKDDHLVVLHDHYLDRVTDVADRFPDRARKDGRYYAIDFTLDEIKSLKFTEGFDIENGKKVQTYPGRFPMGKSDFRIHTFEEEIEFVQGLNHSTGKNIGIYPEIKAPWFHHQEGKDIAAKTLEVLKKYGYTGKQDNVYLQCFDVAELKRIKNELEPKMGMDLNLVQLIAYTDWNETQQKQPDGRWVNYNYDWMFKPGAMKQVAEYADGIGPDYHMLVAEGSTKGNIKLTGMVQDAHQNKMVVHPYTVRADQLPDYATDVNQLYDILYNKAGVDGLFTDFPDKAVMFLQNND; encoded by the coding sequence ATGAAAACCACACTGAAAAACCTGAGCGTGGCGTTGATGTTGGCAGGAATGGTAATCGGAAGCGGCGCCGTGGCGGCTGAAAAAGTCGTCATTGCCCACCGTGGCGCCAGCGGTTATCTACCGGAGCATACGCTACCTGCGAAAGCGATGGCGTATGCGCAAGGAGCAGATTACCTTGAACAGGATTTGGTAATGACAAAAGACGACCATCTGGTCGTCCTCCATGACCATTACCTTGACCGGGTGACGGACGTCGCTGACCGTTTTCCGGATCGGGCGCGTAAAGATGGGCGCTATTACGCTATCGATTTTACGCTGGATGAAATTAAATCCCTGAAGTTTACCGAAGGGTTTGATATTGAAAACGGCAAAAAAGTCCAGACTTACCCGGGCCGTTTCCCGATGGGGAAATCTGATTTCCGCATTCATACCTTTGAAGAGGAAATTGAATTCGTTCAGGGATTAAATCACTCTACCGGTAAAAATATCGGTATTTATCCGGAAATTAAAGCGCCGTGGTTCCATCATCAGGAAGGGAAAGATATTGCTGCGAAAACGCTGGAAGTGCTGAAGAAGTATGGTTACACCGGCAAACAGGATAATGTCTATTTGCAGTGTTTTGATGTCGCTGAACTGAAACGAATTAAGAATGAACTGGAACCTAAAATGGGGATGGATCTCAATCTGGTTCAACTTATTGCGTATACCGACTGGAATGAAACACAGCAGAAACAGCCGGACGGTCGTTGGGTAAATTACAACTACGACTGGATGTTTAAGCCGGGCGCTATGAAGCAGGTGGCGGAATATGCGGACGGCATTGGCCCGGATTATCATATGTTGGTCGCGGAAGGTTCTACCAAAGGGAATATCAAGCTGACCGGAATGGTGCAAGACGCGCATCAGAATAAGATGGTCGTGCATCCTTACACTGTGCGGGCCGATCAATTGCCGGACTATGCCACGGACGTCAATCAGCTGTACGATATCCTGTATAACAAAGCGGGGGTCGACGGGCTGTTCACCGACTTCCCGGATAAAGCGGTCATGTTTCTGCAAAATAATGACTAA
- the glpT gene encoding glycerol-3-phosphate transporter, protein MLSIFKPAPHKARLPAAEIDPTYRRLRWQIFLGIFFGYAAYYLVRKNFALAMPYLVEQGFSRGDLGFALSGISIAYGFSKFIMGSVSDRSNPRVFLPAGLILAAAVMLFMGFVPWATSSIAVMFVLLFLCGWFQGMGWPPCGRTMVHWWSQKERGGIVSVWNCAHNVGGGIPPLLFLLGMAWFNDWKAALYMPAFGAIVVALFAFAMMRDTPQSCGLPPIEEYKNDYPDDYNEKAEEELTAKQIFMQYVLPNKLLWYIAIANVFVYLLRYGILDWSPTYLKEVKHFALDKSSWAYFLYEYAGIPGTLLCGWMSDKVFRGNRGATGVFFMTLVTIATIVYWMNPAGNPTVDMICMIVIGFLIYGPVMLIGLHALELAPKKAAGTAAGFTGLFGYLGGSVAASAIVGYTVDFFGWDGGFMVMIGGSILAVILLVVVMIGEKRHHDELQLKRNGG, encoded by the coding sequence ATGTTGAGTATTTTTAAACCAGCGCCGCATAAAGCGCGCTTGCCAGCGGCGGAGATTGATCCGACCTATCGTCGGCTACGTTGGCAAATTTTCCTGGGGATATTCTTTGGCTATGCCGCGTATTATCTGGTGCGCAAGAACTTTGCTCTCGCCATGCCCTATCTGGTAGAACAGGGTTTTTCGCGCGGCGATCTGGGCTTTGCGTTGTCCGGAATTTCCATCGCTTATGGTTTTTCGAAATTTATTATGGGTTCGGTGTCCGATCGCTCGAATCCGCGCGTTTTCTTACCGGCAGGGTTGATTCTGGCCGCCGCTGTGATGTTGTTTATGGGCTTTGTGCCGTGGGCGACGTCCAGCATCGCCGTGATGTTTGTGCTGCTATTCCTTTGCGGTTGGTTCCAGGGGATGGGGTGGCCGCCGTGTGGCCGCACGATGGTACACTGGTGGTCGCAGAAAGAGCGCGGCGGGATTGTATCGGTCTGGAACTGTGCGCATAACGTCGGCGGTGGGATCCCGCCACTGTTATTCCTGCTGGGGATGGCCTGGTTTAACGACTGGAAAGCGGCGCTTTATATGCCGGCGTTTGGCGCCATCGTCGTGGCGCTGTTCGCTTTCGCGATGATGCGCGATACACCGCAATCCTGCGGTTTGCCGCCTATCGAAGAGTATAAAAACGACTATCCGGACGACTACAACGAAAAAGCAGAAGAAGAGCTTACGGCGAAGCAAATCTTCATGCAGTACGTACTGCCGAACAAATTACTGTGGTATATCGCTATTGCGAACGTGTTTGTTTACTTACTGCGCTACGGTATCCTCGACTGGTCACCGACCTATCTGAAAGAAGTGAAGCACTTCGCTCTGGATAAATCCTCATGGGCATATTTCCTCTATGAATATGCCGGTATTCCAGGCACTCTGCTGTGTGGCTGGATGTCAGACAAAGTATTCCGTGGCAACCGTGGCGCGACGGGCGTCTTCTTTATGACCCTGGTGACTATTGCGACCATCGTTTACTGGATGAACCCGGCTGGCAACCCAACCGTTGATATGATTTGTATGATCGTTATCGGCTTCCTGATTTACGGCCCGGTGATGCTGATAGGTCTTCATGCGCTGGAACTGGCGCCGAAAAAAGCGGCGGGTACGGCGGCGGGCTTTACCGGTCTGTTTGGCTATCTGGGCGGTTCTGTCGCTGCAAGCGCCATTGTGGGTTATACCGTTGATTTCTTCGGTTGGGATGGCGGCTTTATGGTGATGATTGGCGGCAGCATTCTGGCGGTAATCCTGCTGGTGGTCGTGATGATTGGCGAAAAACGCCATCATGATGAGCTGCAGTTAAAACGCAACGGAGGCTAA
- a CDS encoding LysR family transcriptional regulator — protein MTLTQIHALLAVLEYGGFTEAGKRLYMTQSAVSQAISALEEELGVDILIRERRKEIELTAAGSRIVRHLRAIQRDVNAVKEIAEQEKKNPTRTLRIGCFPSACACILPGVIRYFESHHPHVKIIPYEENSTAIIDSLQDESIDAGFVHFPVNGMYCVPIYRDKFTVVVPENHPLASNNTVTVEELMGEPLIVSKGRYELSIMALFKEKSIEPMVKYEFNHPDTALSFIRQGLGIALLPELTLKATAGKLCSVALEPTFYRQISLLAKEPPVEGSPLFLLQKCMETLTDEGLL, from the coding sequence ATGACATTAACCCAAATCCACGCCCTGCTTGCCGTACTGGAGTACGGCGGATTTACCGAGGCCGGCAAACGGCTATACATGACGCAATCCGCGGTCAGTCAGGCTATCTCCGCGCTTGAGGAGGAACTCGGCGTTGATATATTGATTCGCGAGCGTCGTAAAGAGATTGAACTGACCGCCGCCGGTAGCCGCATCGTCAGGCACTTACGCGCGATCCAGCGCGATGTCAACGCGGTAAAAGAGATTGCCGAACAAGAAAAAAAGAACCCAACACGAACCCTACGGATTGGCTGTTTTCCCAGCGCCTGCGCCTGTATTTTGCCCGGTGTGATTCGTTATTTTGAAAGCCACCATCCACATGTAAAAATTATTCCCTATGAAGAGAACAGCACGGCGATTATTGATTCTCTACAGGATGAAAGTATTGATGCCGGTTTTGTTCATTTTCCAGTCAACGGTATGTATTGCGTCCCCATCTACCGGGATAAATTCACCGTAGTAGTGCCTGAAAATCATCCTCTGGCAAGCAATAATACAGTCACAGTCGAAGAACTAATGGGCGAGCCGCTTATTGTCAGTAAAGGTCGTTATGAACTAAGTATTATGGCGTTGTTTAAAGAAAAAAGTATTGAACCGATGGTGAAATATGAATTTAACCATCCAGATACCGCATTAAGTTTTATTCGACAGGGATTAGGTATTGCCCTATTGCCAGAATTAACATTAAAAGCCACGGCAGGAAAATTATGCTCCGTGGCGCTGGAACCCACCTTTTATCGACAAATTTCCCTGTTAGCAAAAGAACCACCAGTAGAAGGAAGCCCGCTATTTTTATTGCAGAAATGTATGGAAACCCTGACCGATGAGGGCTTGCTATAA
- the yfaE gene encoding ferredoxin-like diferric-tyrosyl radical cofactor maintenance protein YfaE, which produces MGRVTLRITGTQLLCQDEHPSLLAALESHNVKVEYQCREGYCGSCRTRLVAGQVDWLTEPLAFIQPGEILPCCCRAKGDIEIEM; this is translated from the coding sequence ATGGGACGCGTCACGCTGCGCATCACTGGCACACAACTGCTGTGCCAGGATGAACACCCTTCTCTGCTGGCCGCGCTGGAATCGCATAACGTTAAGGTGGAGTATCAGTGCCGTGAGGGATATTGTGGTTCCTGTCGCACACGACTGGTCGCCGGACAGGTAGACTGGCTGACCGAGCCACTGGCCTTCATCCAGCCAGGGGAAATTTTGCCCTGCTGTTGCAGGGCAAAGGGTGATATCGAAATTGAAATGTAA
- the nrdA gene encoding class 1a ribonucleoside-diphosphate reductase subunit alpha, which translates to MNQSLLVTKRDGRTERINLDKIHRVLDWAAEGLNNVSVSQVELRSHIQFYDGIKTSDIHETIIKAAADLISRDAPDYQYLAARLAIFHLRKKAFGQFEPPALYQHVVKMVELGKYDNHLLEDYTEEEFKQMDSFIVHDRDMTFSYAAVKQLEGKYLVQNRVTGEIYESAQFLYILVAACLFSNYPRETRLDYVKRFYDAVSTFKISLPTPIMSGVRTPTRQFSSCVLIECGDSLDSINATSSAIVKYVSQRAGIGINAGRIRALGSPIRGGEAFHTGCIPFYKHFQTAVKSCSQGGVRGGAATLFYPMWHLEVESLLVLKNNRGVEGNRVRHMDYGVQINKLMYTRLLKGGDITLFSPSDVPGLYDAFFADQDEFERLYVKYENDDSIRKQRVKAVELFSLMMQERASTGRIYIQNVDHCNTHSPFDPVVAPVRQSNLCLEIALPTKPLHDVNDENGEIALCTLSAFNLGAIKTLDELEELAILAVRALDALLDYQDYPIPAAKRGAMGRRTLGIGVINFAYWLAKNGKRYSDGSANNLTHKTFEAIQYYLLKASNELAKEQGACPWFNETTYAKGILPIDTYKKDLDAIVNEPLHYDWEQLRESIKTHGLRNSTLSALMPSETSSQISNATNGIEPPRGYVSIKASKDGILRQVVPDYEHLKDAYELLWEMPNNDGYLQLVGIMQKFIDQSISANTNYDPSRFPSGKVPMQQLLKDLLTAYKFGVKTLYYQNTRDGAEDAQDDLAPSIQDDGCESGACKI; encoded by the coding sequence ATGAATCAGAGTCTGCTGGTGACAAAGCGTGACGGCCGTACTGAGCGTATCAATCTCGACAAAATTCATCGCGTTCTTGATTGGGCGGCAGAAGGACTGAATAACGTATCGGTTTCTCAGGTCGAGCTACGCTCGCATATTCAGTTTTATGATGGGATTAAGACCTCCGATATCCATGAAACTATTATTAAGGCTGCCGCAGACCTGATCTCTCGCGATGCCCCGGATTATCAATACCTGGCCGCGCGCCTGGCAATTTTCCACCTGCGTAAGAAAGCCTTCGGCCAGTTTGAGCCGCCAGCGCTCTATCAACATGTGGTAAAAATGGTTGAGCTTGGCAAATACGACAATCATCTGCTGGAAGACTACACGGAGGAAGAGTTCAAGCAGATGGATTCGTTTATCGTTCACGACCGCGATATGACCTTCTCCTACGCTGCCGTTAAGCAGCTGGAAGGTAAATATCTGGTGCAGAACCGCGTGACCGGCGAAATCTATGAAAGCGCCCAGTTCCTTTATATCCTGGTCGCCGCCTGCCTGTTTTCTAACTATCCGCGTGAAACACGTCTTGATTATGTAAAACGTTTTTACGATGCGGTCTCTACGTTCAAAATCTCACTGCCGACGCCTATTATGTCCGGCGTGCGTACTCCAACCCGTCAGTTTAGCTCCTGCGTACTGATCGAGTGCGGCGACAGCCTGGATTCCATCAACGCCACCTCCAGCGCTATTGTGAAATACGTTTCCCAGCGCGCGGGGATCGGTATCAACGCCGGTCGTATTCGCGCGCTGGGCAGCCCAATTCGCGGCGGCGAAGCGTTCCACACTGGTTGTATCCCGTTCTACAAGCACTTCCAGACGGCGGTGAAATCCTGCTCTCAGGGTGGCGTACGCGGCGGTGCAGCAACGCTGTTCTATCCGATGTGGCATCTGGAAGTGGAAAGTCTGCTGGTGCTGAAAAACAACCGTGGCGTGGAAGGCAACCGCGTACGTCACATGGATTACGGCGTACAGATCAACAAGCTGATGTACACCCGCCTGCTGAAGGGTGGCGATATTACGCTGTTCAGCCCGTCCGACGTCCCGGGGCTGTACGATGCATTTTTCGCCGACCAGGACGAATTTGAACGTCTGTATGTGAAATACGAAAACGACGACAGCATCCGCAAGCAGCGTGTGAAAGCCGTCGAACTGTTCTCGCTGATGATGCAGGAACGTGCCTCTACCGGCCGTATTTATATCCAGAACGTCGACCACTGCAATACTCACAGCCCGTTCGATCCGGTTGTCGCGCCAGTGCGTCAGTCTAATTTGTGCCTGGAGATCGCCCTGCCGACCAAACCGCTACACGATGTTAACGATGAAAACGGTGAAATTGCGTTGTGTACGCTGTCTGCCTTCAACCTGGGCGCCATTAAGACTCTGGATGAGCTGGAAGAGCTGGCCATTCTGGCAGTACGCGCTTTGGATGCTCTGCTCGATTATCAGGATTACCCGATTCCGGCCGCCAAACGCGGCGCAATGGGCCGTCGTACGCTGGGCATTGGCGTGATTAACTTCGCCTACTGGCTGGCGAAAAACGGTAAACGTTATTCCGACGGCAGCGCCAATAATCTGACGCATAAAACCTTCGAAGCCATTCAGTACTATCTGCTTAAAGCGTCCAACGAACTGGCGAAAGAGCAAGGCGCGTGCCCATGGTTCAACGAAACCACCTATGCAAAAGGCATTCTGCCGATCGACACCTACAAAAAAGATCTGGATGCGATCGTCAACGAACCACTGCACTATGACTGGGAACAACTGCGTGAATCAATCAAGACCCACGGTTTACGTAACTCGACGCTATCAGCGCTAATGCCGTCTGAAACGTCGTCCCAGATTTCCAACGCCACCAACGGGATCGAACCCCCGCGCGGCTACGTCAGCATCAAGGCGTCGAAAGACGGTATTCTGCGTCAGGTCGTGCCCGATTATGAGCATCTGAAGGACGCTTACGAACTGTTGTGGGAGATGCCGAACAACGACGGTTACCTGCAACTGGTGGGTATTATGCAGAAGTTTATCGACCAGTCGATTTCCGCCAATACCAACTACGATCCGTCGCGTTTCCCGTCAGGAAAAGTGCCGATGCAGCAGCTGCTGAAAGATTTGCTCACCGCGTATAAGTTTGGTGTGAAAACTCTGTACTATCAAAATACCCGCGATGGTGCGGAAGATGCGCAGGACGATCTGGCGCCTTCGATTCAGGACGATGGTTGCGAAAGCGGCGCTTGTAAGATTTGA
- the glpA gene encoding anaerobic glycerol-3-phosphate dehydrogenase subunit A: protein MKTRDSQASDVIIIGGGATGAGIARDCALRGLRVILVERHDIATGATGRNHGLLHSGARYAVTDAESARECISENQILKRIARHCVEPTDGLFITLPEDDLTFQATFIRACETAGIRAEAIDPQQARLIEPSVNPALIGAVKVPDGTVDPFRLTAANMLDAREHSAIVLTAHEVTGLIREGATICGVHVRNSLTGETQTFHAPVVVNAAGIWGQRIAEYADLNIRMFPAKGSLLIMDHRINQHVINRCRKPSDADILVPGDTISLIGTTSTHIDYNEIDSNRVTAEEVDILLREGEKLAPIMAKTRILRAYSGVRPLVASDDDPSGRNVSRGIVLFDHAERDGLEGFITITGGKLMTYRLMAEWATDAVCRKLGNTRPCTTADTPLPGSKESTERTLKRIISLPAPLRGSAVYRHGDRTPEWLSEGRQHRSLVCECEAVTAGEVQYAVENLTVNSLLDLRRRTRVGMGTCQGELCACRAAGLLQRFNVTTAAQSITQLSEFLNERWKGVQPIAWGDALRESEFTRWVYQGLCGLEKEHQDEI, encoded by the coding sequence ATGAAAACTCGTGACTCGCAAGCAAGTGACGTGATTATCATTGGCGGTGGAGCAACAGGCGCAGGGATCGCCCGTGACTGCGCGTTACGCGGTTTACGCGTCATCCTGGTGGAACGGCATGATATTGCGACCGGCGCGACCGGGCGTAATCACGGGTTGCTGCACAGTGGCGCTCGTTATGCAGTTACTGACGCGGAATCCGCCCGCGAGTGCATTAGCGAAAATCAGATCCTGAAACGAATCGCCCGTCATTGCGTCGAACCGACGGATGGTCTGTTTATCACATTACCAGAAGACGATCTTACGTTTCAGGCTACCTTTATTCGCGCCTGTGAAACGGCAGGCATTCGCGCTGAAGCTATCGATCCGCAACAGGCTCGCCTTATTGAGCCTTCCGTCAACCCTGCGCTTATCGGCGCGGTAAAAGTGCCGGACGGCACGGTGGACCCTTTCCGCCTCACCGCCGCCAATATGCTGGACGCCAGAGAACATAGCGCCATCGTGTTGACGGCGCATGAAGTGACCGGACTTATTCGCGAAGGCGCAACAATCTGTGGCGTTCATGTGCGCAACTCTCTCACTGGCGAAACCCAGACGTTCCATGCGCCAGTGGTGGTTAATGCGGCTGGTATCTGGGGTCAACGAATTGCTGAATATGCCGATTTAAACATTCGCATGTTCCCGGCAAAAGGGTCGTTGTTGATCATGGATCACCGAATCAATCAGCATGTGATTAACCGCTGCCGGAAGCCGTCGGATGCCGACATTCTGGTGCCCGGCGATACAATTTCGCTGATTGGCACCACGTCTACCCATATTGATTATAACGAGATAGACAGCAACCGCGTCACCGCCGAGGAAGTCGATATACTGTTACGTGAAGGGGAAAAACTGGCCCCCATCATGGCTAAGACGCGTATTCTGCGTGCTTATTCCGGCGTCCGCCCGCTGGTAGCCAGTGACGACGATCCCAGCGGCCGTAACGTCAGCCGCGGTATTGTCCTGTTCGACCACGCCGAGCGCGATGGACTTGAAGGCTTCATTACCATTACCGGCGGGAAGCTAATGACTTATCGCCTGATGGCAGAATGGGCTACCGACGCTGTATGCCGCAAGCTGGGCAATACCCGCCCCTGCACCACGGCGGATACGCCGCTGCCTGGCTCAAAAGAGTCTACAGAACGTACACTGAAACGTATTATCTCGCTTCCCGCGCCACTACGCGGATCGGCGGTTTATCGGCACGGCGATCGCACGCCGGAATGGCTAAGCGAAGGCCGCCAGCATCGTAGTCTGGTCTGTGAATGTGAGGCCGTCACGGCGGGTGAAGTACAGTATGCCGTCGAAAACTTAACCGTGAATAGCCTGCTGGATCTACGTCGTCGCACCCGCGTAGGCATGGGCACTTGCCAGGGCGAATTGTGCGCCTGCCGCGCCGCCGGGCTATTGCAGCGTTTTAATGTGACGACCGCCGCGCAATCTATTACACAACTCTCTGAATTCCTGAATGAACGCTGGAAGGGCGTGCAGCCGATCGCCTGGGGAGACGCGCTGCGCGAAAGTGAATTCACGCGCTGGGTTTACCAGGGATTATGCGGTCTGGAGAAGGAGCATCAGGATGAAATTTGA
- the nrdB gene encoding class Ia ribonucleoside-diphosphate reductase subunit beta, which yields MAYTTFSQTKNDQLKEPMFFGQPVNVARYDQQKYDIFEKLIEKQLSFFWRPEEVDVSRDRIDYQALPEHEKHIFISNLKYQTLLDSIQGRSPNVALLPLISIPELETWVETWAFSETIHSRSYTHIIRNIVNDPAVVFDDIVTNAQIQKRAEGISAYYDELIEMTSYWHLLGEGTHTVNGKTITVSLRELKKKLYLCLMSVNALEAIRFYVSFACSFAFAERELMEGNAKIIRLIARDEALHLTGTQHMLNLLRSGVDDPEMAEIAEECKQECYDLFVQAAQQEKEWADYLFRDGSMIGLNKDILCQYVEYITNIRMQAVGLDLPFQTRSNPIPWINTWLVSDNVQVAPQEVEVSSYLVGQIDSEVDTDDLSNFQL from the coding sequence ATGGCATATACCACTTTTTCACAGACGAAAAACGATCAGCTCAAAGAGCCGATGTTCTTTGGCCAGCCGGTCAACGTGGCGCGCTACGACCAGCAGAAATATGACATCTTCGAAAAACTGATCGAAAAACAGCTCTCTTTCTTCTGGCGTCCGGAAGAGGTCGACGTCTCCCGCGACCGTATCGACTATCAGGCGTTGCCGGAGCACGAAAAGCATATCTTCATCAGCAACCTCAAGTACCAGACTCTTCTGGATTCCATCCAGGGGCGGAGTCCGAACGTGGCCTTGCTGCCGCTCATCTCCATCCCGGAGCTGGAGACGTGGGTAGAAACCTGGGCATTTTCCGAGACGATTCATTCGCGCTCTTATACGCATATCATTCGTAACATCGTCAACGATCCGGCGGTCGTTTTTGACGATATCGTGACCAATGCGCAAATTCAGAAGCGCGCCGAAGGCATCTCCGCCTACTACGATGAACTTATCGAGATGACCAGCTATTGGCATCTGCTCGGCGAAGGCACGCACACAGTGAACGGCAAAACGATTACCGTGAGCCTGCGCGAACTCAAGAAAAAGCTCTATCTGTGCCTGATGAGCGTCAATGCGCTTGAAGCCATTCGCTTTTATGTCAGCTTCGCCTGCTCTTTCGCATTTGCCGAGCGTGAACTGATGGAAGGCAATGCCAAAATCATTCGCCTGATCGCCCGTGACGAAGCTCTGCATCTGACTGGTACGCAACACATGTTGAACCTGTTGCGTAGCGGCGTGGACGATCCGGAGATGGCGGAAATTGCCGAAGAGTGTAAACAGGAATGTTATGACCTGTTTGTACAGGCAGCGCAGCAGGAAAAAGAGTGGGCAGACTATTTATTCCGGGATGGTTCGATGATCGGCCTGAATAAAGATATTCTGTGTCAATACGTTGAATATATCACCAATATTCGTATGCAGGCGGTAGGGCTGGATCTACCGTTCCAGACTCGCTCCAACCCGATCCCGTGGATCAATACCTGGCTGGTGTCCGATAACGTTCAGGTTGCGCCACAGGAAGTGGAAGTTAGCTCTTATCTGGTCGGACAAATCGATTCGGAAGTCGATACCGACGATCTGAGCAATTTCCAGCTCTGA